The proteins below come from a single Aegilops tauschii subsp. strangulata cultivar AL8/78 chromosome 6, Aet v6.0, whole genome shotgun sequence genomic window:
- the LOC109765330 gene encoding zinc transporter ZTP29 isoform X2, producing MEQHVLVALALSFVGGLSTSLGALLVIVNPSPDLKRLGLLQGFAAGLMLSISFLDLAHNALNSIGFLKANLWFFAGVLFFGFVVKFIPEPTFVPTTDASKKKTDDDGSGKDMMKKHRRQVLFSGIITAVGISLHNFPEGMAVFLGSVKGLRVGVNLAFAIALHNIPEGVAVALPLYFATKSKWQAFKYATLSGLAEPLGVFFVAVLFPSNLNPEILEGLLASVGGVMAFLTLHELLPLAFDYAGQKQAVKAVFVGMAVMSASLYFLEISLPKEISL from the exons ATGGAGCAGCACGTGCTGGTGGCGCTCGCCCTCTCCTTCGTCGGCGGCCTCAGCACCTCCCTCG GTGCGCTGCTTGTGATCGTCAACCCTTCCCCTGACCTTAAGAGGCTCGGCCTCCTCCAG GGTTTTGCTGCTGGACTTATGTTGAGCATCTCGTTTCTAGACTTGGCACACAAcgcactcaactccattggcttCTTGAAGGCCAATCTATGG TTTTTTGCAGGAGTTCTTTTCTTTGGGTTCGTTGTCAAGTTTATTCCAGAGCCAACCTTTGTGCCAACAACTGATGCAAGCAAGAAAAAG ACTGATGATGACGGGTCGGGCAAAGATATGATGAAAAAACATCGCCGGCAAGTCTTATTCAGTGGCATCATTACTGCTGTTG GAATTAGCTTGCACAATTTTCCTGAGGGAATGGCGGTATTTCTTGGATCCGTGAAG GGTCTTCGCGTGGGAGTTAACTTGGCTTTCGCTATTGCTTTACATAACATACCTGAG GGGGTTGCTGTAGCTCTGCCACTCTATTTTGCTACCAAAAG CAAATGGCAAGCATTTAAATATGCAACACTCTCTGGTTTGGCTGAGCCACTAGGAGTATTTTTTGTAG CTGTCTTGTTTCCGAGCAACTTAAATCCTGAAATTCTTGAAGGCCTACTTGCATCAG TTGGTGGTGTTATGGCTTTCCTCACTTTGCATGAGTTGTTACCTCTAGCATTTGACTATGCTGGCCAGAAGCAAGCTGTCAAAGCAGTCTTTGTTGGCATGGCCGTCATGTCTGCGAG CTTGTATTTCCTGGAGATCAGCCTACCGAAGGAGATCAGCTTGTAA
- the LOC109765330 gene encoding zinc transporter ZTP29 isoform X1, giving the protein MEQHVLVALALSFVGGLSTSLGALLVIVNPSPDLKRLGLLQGFAAGLMLSISFLDLAHNALNSIGFLKANLWFFAGVLFFGFVVKFIPEPTFVPTTDASKKKQTDDDGSGKDMMKKHRRQVLFSGIITAVGISLHNFPEGMAVFLGSVKGLRVGVNLAFAIALHNIPEGVAVALPLYFATKSKWQAFKYATLSGLAEPLGVFFVAVLFPSNLNPEILEGLLASVGGVMAFLTLHELLPLAFDYAGQKQAVKAVFVGMAVMSASLYFLEISLPKEISL; this is encoded by the exons ATGGAGCAGCACGTGCTGGTGGCGCTCGCCCTCTCCTTCGTCGGCGGCCTCAGCACCTCCCTCG GTGCGCTGCTTGTGATCGTCAACCCTTCCCCTGACCTTAAGAGGCTCGGCCTCCTCCAG GGTTTTGCTGCTGGACTTATGTTGAGCATCTCGTTTCTAGACTTGGCACACAAcgcactcaactccattggcttCTTGAAGGCCAATCTATGG TTTTTTGCAGGAGTTCTTTTCTTTGGGTTCGTTGTCAAGTTTATTCCAGAGCCAACCTTTGTGCCAACAACTGATGCAAGCAAGAAAAAG CAGACTGATGATGACGGGTCGGGCAAAGATATGATGAAAAAACATCGCCGGCAAGTCTTATTCAGTGGCATCATTACTGCTGTTG GAATTAGCTTGCACAATTTTCCTGAGGGAATGGCGGTATTTCTTGGATCCGTGAAG GGTCTTCGCGTGGGAGTTAACTTGGCTTTCGCTATTGCTTTACATAACATACCTGAG GGGGTTGCTGTAGCTCTGCCACTCTATTTTGCTACCAAAAG CAAATGGCAAGCATTTAAATATGCAACACTCTCTGGTTTGGCTGAGCCACTAGGAGTATTTTTTGTAG CTGTCTTGTTTCCGAGCAACTTAAATCCTGAAATTCTTGAAGGCCTACTTGCATCAG TTGGTGGTGTTATGGCTTTCCTCACTTTGCATGAGTTGTTACCTCTAGCATTTGACTATGCTGGCCAGAAGCAAGCTGTCAAAGCAGTCTTTGTTGGCATGGCCGTCATGTCTGCGAG CTTGTATTTCCTGGAGATCAGCCTACCGAAGGAGATCAGCTTGTAA
- the LOC109765331 gene encoding uncharacterized protein: protein MEMKKIACAVLIALVASASLVAATAPATEAPAESPGATGAAAGAAAGAAGATAPATSGAFAGAPGAAALLVSLVAYYLH, encoded by the coding sequence ATGGAGATGAAGAAGATCGCCTGCGCCGTGCTGATCGCCCTGGTGGCCTCCGCCTCCCTGGTCGCGGCGACCGCCCCGGCCACCGAGGCGCCGGCCGAGTCCCCCGGCGCGACCGGCGCGGCTGCCGGCGCCGCGGCCGGAGCGGCCGGAGCGACCGCCCCGGCCACCAGCGGCGCCTTCGCCGGCGCGCccggcgccgccgcgctcctCGTCTCCCTCGTCGCCTACTACCTGCACTGA